The following coding sequences lie in one Aspergillus luchuensis IFO 4308 DNA, chromosome 8, nearly complete sequence genomic window:
- a CDS encoding fungal specific transcription factor domain-containing protein (COG:S;~EggNog:ENOG410PICM), with product MEASQPDVAGPPGARTACGSCAIRGKTCSVKEGETACTRCERHGLNECDAYFAMVQRLKDEKESKDKLIDEVADLREEINTFLRNTPGAVSLSDAVIRLRNLRIESGPGGSTAPAESDLISEGVVSLEEAEGLFNMFTTCVNPLLWDGLLMQHETLDSARRSSAMLTAAILSVAALLAPDQAEVYEKCHEVFVSLSLMRRLMDPHHNSLDDVRALCIGAFYFKYMGEQLSSEAIHISSELSLDEAFYRYMRGEVADMEQVRLWCLTYICGQYFTTGRGCPPKDVGFKPIWDMTRIPSPEVASDEDRRLIALALYFDTLANAHATFYTDCRYPLEKDDMVTIRALEDAVRRCLQEYPTGTFHTDHPHSSFPQDLKNVFHAFAQFQLYSLAFRGIFPCDNSPTNFEAWTFEHCRTARAAIDAAIRVLSVIGTDSDLSLNLRYVPINVHQMVGFCASFLLRIVGLNMGLAGSATGDIFQLKLPIDSGRIVHIGMRVARCLLTKGADLNEEHTCNIVGTSLMNMLQMLSDLNWASTSEVPVHGWGQLLQYPMTDIDASIASYPDGTFGIGFNHLLPYWFERQEII from the exons ATGGAGGCATCGCAGCCAGATGTCGCTGGCCCTCCCGGCGCACGCACCGCAT GTGGAAGCTGTGCGATCCGTGGAAAGACTTGCAGTGTCAAAGAAGGAGAGACCGCCTGTACTAGATGCGAGCGTCATGGGCTCAATGAATGCGATGCGTATTTTGCAATGGTGCAACGCCTTAAGGATGAGAAAGA ATCTAAAGACAAACTTATCGATGAGGTCGCGGACCTGCGAGAAGAAATCAACACATTCTTGAGAAATACGCCTGGCGCAGTGTCCCTGTCTGATGCAGTTATCCGTCTGAGAAATCTTCGCATCGAATCAGGCCCCGGAGGTAGTACAGCGCCTGCGGAAAGTGATCTCATCTCAGAGGGTGTTGTCTCCctagaagaggcagaaggcCTGTTCAACATGTTTACTACATGTGTCAATCCACTTTTGTGGGATGGGCTTCTCATGCAACACGAGACTCTGGACTCTGCCCGCAGGTCATCGGCGATGCTCACGGCAGCCATCCTTTCTGTCGCTGCATTACTTGCTCCGGATCAAGCCGAAGTATACGAGAAATGCCACGAAGTCTTCGTGTCTCTCTCCCTTATGCGGAGGTTGATGGATCCTCACCATAATAGCTTGGACGATGTTCGCGCTTTGTGCATTGGTGCATTCTACTTCAAGTATATGGGAGAGCAGCTTTCTAGCGAGGCCATTCACATTTCAAGCGAGCTCAGCCTAGATGAAGCTTTCTATCGGTACATGCGGGGCGAGGTAGCCGATATGGAACAGGTTCGGCTGTGGTGTCTGACCTATATATGCGGCCAATACTTCACCACTGGGCGTGGTTGTCCTCCAAAGGACGTCGGATTTAAACCGATCTGGGATATGACGCGGATTCCCAGTCCAGAGGTTGCCAGTGACGAAGACCGAAGGCTAATCGCCCTCGCTTTATACTTTGATACTCTGGCAAATGCTCATGCGACCTTTTATACAGACTGCAGATATCCACTGGAAAAAGACGATATGGTGACAATACGCGCGTTAGAAGACGCAGTTAGGCGATGCCTACAGGAGTATCCGACTGGAACATTCCATACCGACCACCCtcactcttctttcccgcAGGATTTGAAGAACGTTTTTCACGCCTTTGCTCAGTTTCAGCTCTACTCTCTGGCATTTCGTGGTATTTTTCCTTGTGATAATAGTCCGACGAATTTCGAAGCGTGGACATTCGAGCATTGCCGTACTGCGCGTGCTGCAATTGACGCTGCTATAAGAGTACTGTCCGTCATAGGAACTGACAGTGATCTATCATTGAATCTCCGCTATGTTCCCATTAATGTCCATCAGATGGTGGGATTCtgtgcttcttttcttctgagAATTGTCGGATTAAATATGGGCCTCGCGGGCAGCGCTACAGGTGACATTTTTCAGCTCAAGCTGCCTATTGATTCTGGGCGCATTGTCCACATTGGAATGCGGGTAGCCCGGTGTCTGCTTACAAAAGGTGCCGATCTCAACGAGGAGCATACGTGTAATATCGTGGGCACGAGTCTGATGAACATGTTGCAGATGCTTTCTGACTTGAATTGGGCTAGCACTAGCGAGGTACCAGTACACGGATGGGGCCAACTGCTACAGTACCCGATGACAGACATTGATGCGTCTATTGCTAGTTATCCTGATGGGACATTCGGTATTGGCTTCAATCACCTGTTGCCATACTGGTTTGAAAGACAGGAAATCATCTAG
- a CDS encoding uncharacterized protein (COG:S;~EggNog:ENOG410PZ49;~SECRETED:SignalP(1-16)), producing MKFLHLILPLVGYALAQTSTTTTTLSSSTSSTSSTTIQIFNILPTSLTSQTTTPTPSTTLATFDASIISASSSTTILAVTCNGACPIPSIYTITAAPSTYVEHGTFIGSANGLTVTTSQSNACNITSSTQAGSCSVTIGYYGTVSGGQNSSSVVSSGTSYGSGEIWYMPVTVTAGAEKLAAATQTAGGGGGGSGSGSLSGGGRVEVDGWGWGWALGVGMMGVLV from the coding sequence ATGAAGTTCCTCCACTTAATCCTCCCCCTAGTAGGCTATGCCCTAGCCCAAACCTCCACCACGACTACcaccctctcatcctcaacctcatccacctcctccaccacaatccaaatcttcaacatcctccccacctcACTAACCTCCCAAACGACCACCCCAactccctcaaccaccctCGCTACCTTCGATGCGagcatcatctccgcctcatcctccaccaccatcctcgccgTAACCTGCAACGGCGCGtgtcccatcccatccatctacACGATCACCGCGGCGCCCTCCACCTACGTCGAGCACGGCACCTTCATCGGCTCCGCAAACGGCCTTACAGTGACAACCTCCCAAAGCAACGCGTGCAATATCACCTCCTCGACGCAGGCCGGGTCGTGCTCTGTCACTATTGGGTACTATGGGACTGTGAGTGGGGGGCAGAACTCCTCGTCTGTGGTTTCTTCGGGCACGTCCTATGGATCCGGTGAGATTTGGTATATGCCTGTTACTGTCACAGCGGGAGCGGAGAAGTTGGCTGCTGCAACGCAGACggctgggggtgggggtggagggagtgggagtgggagtttGAGTggtggggggagggttgaagtggatggatggggttggggttgggctTTAGGGGTTGGGATGATGGGTGTGTTGGTTTGA
- a CDS encoding cytochrome P450 (COG:Q;~EggNog:ENOG410PG1V;~InterPro:IPR001128,IPR017972,IPR002401,IPR036396;~go_function: GO:0005506 - iron ion binding [Evidence IEA];~go_function: GO:0016705 - oxidoreductase activity, acting on paired donors, with incorporation or reduction of molecular oxygen [Evidence IEA];~go_function: GO:0020037 - heme binding [Evidence IEA];~go_process: GO:0055114 - oxidation-reduction process [Evidence IEA]) translates to MEFAFAKSANMLEESETTFGSWFLVAFDAVARSIWKMQEWPIARKALGVVPMNVIGLVDPNIVNVLKMLKFAKNCLQHYEVHGNSTTHPVVFENLSSLPHDYKVTEAVDILIAGADTTASTLTAGFMHILSNPAIYSKLVDALRGVDVSVDDPSAARLQELEKIPYLTACVKESLRIAMPVPGRLPRIVPQDLAEPFVVDGLVIPPGTVVSMSTYTMHTNEEVWGPDARAFNPDRWLQPGAKSLEQYLCTFSKGARMCIGQNVTYAEVTIVMAYLFRNFDIRLPPDFRPPERKDLFTMEYSKPGLPLKFSSVEAR, encoded by the exons ATGGAGTTCGCCTTTGCGAAATCAGCAAACATGCTAGAAGAGAGCGAAACTACTTTTGGGTCTTGGTTCCTAGTCGCCTTTGACGCCGTTGCGCGAAGCATATGGAAGATGCAGGAGTGGCCAATCGCTCGGAAAGCCTTGGGGGTTGTCCCTATGAATGTCATTGGATTGGTGGATCCCAATATCGTCAATGTCCTCAAAATGTTAAAG TTTGCCAAAAACTGTCTCCAACACTATGAGGTGCACGGAAATTCAACGACTCATCCTGTTGTATTCGAAAATCTATCTTCCCTGCCGCACGACTACAAGGTCACCGAGGCAGTTGACATCCTGATTGCAGGAGCTGATACGACAGCATCCACTCTGACTGCTGGCTTTATGCATATTCTCTCGAATCCAGCTATTTATTCCAAATTAGTCGATGCTCTTCGAGGAGTGGACGTCAGCGTGGATGATCCTTCAGCGGCTCGACTTCAGGAACTAGAAAAGATTCCTTACTTG ACTGCCTGTGTGAAGGAGTCTCTCAGAATCGCCATGCCGGTGCCTGGCCGCCTACCGAGAATCGTTCCCCAAGACCTCGCTGAGCCATTCGTTGTTGACGGACTGGTCATCCCGCCCGGT ACTGTTGTCTCCATGTCAACATACACAATGCATACCAACGAAGAGGTTTGGGGTCCCGACGCCCGCGCCTTCAATCCCGACCGTTGGCTTCAGCCGGGAGCGAAGTCCCTGGAGCAGTATCTTTGTACATTCTCCAAGGGCGCTCGAATGTGCATTGGTCAAAA TGTCACATACGCCGAGGTAACAATTGTCATGGCGTACTTATTCAGAAACTTCGACATCCGGCTCCCGCCTGATTTTCGCCCACCCGAGAGAAAAGATCTGTTTACTATGGAGTATTCGAAACCTGGTTTACCGTTGAAGTTCTCCAGTGTAGAAGCAAGGTAA
- a CDS encoding cytochrome P450 (COG:Q;~EggNog:ENOG410PW54;~InterPro:IPR001128,IPR017972,IPR002401,IPR036396;~PFAM:PF00067;~TransMembrane:1 (o6-26i);~go_function: GO:0005506 - iron ion binding [Evidence IEA];~go_function: GO:0016705 - oxidoreductase activity, acting on paired donors, with incorporation or reduction of molecular oxygen [Evidence IEA];~go_function: GO:0020037 - heme binding [Evidence IEA];~go_process: GO:0055114 - oxidation-reduction process [Evidence IEA]) produces the protein MPTVLALIGISYLAYTICAAIWNIYLHPLRRIPGPKLWLAFPILRYISNMRGVLDRDMRALHKRYGGVVRFTPNEVSFITTQAWKDIYGHGHRQLPKVSGSASNPKDIISANDSDHTRFRKAISHAFSAKGLQAQEPFIMDYVDKLINKLHGMAESQVAVDMAKWYNLTTFDLIGDLAFGQSFGGLDSTEYHYWVSTIFEFIKAIAFAKFKDDYPMVFNALKRFLPKHLLEAKRRQDEYSWNTVQTRLHDQTDRGQADFMQSMLRHRGDKDGLTDEELAANASILVIAGSETTATLLSGLTYWLLRHPKEMEKVKFEVRSVMKTEEDITVNNATAKLPYMLACIDEAFRMYPPVAGHLQRYIPDQPTEISGYLLPKKASPTQNSEITNANTFQTRVSVHQSAAYRSPLNFYKPEEFIPERWLPESKNDPSSPFYRDNREILQPFSVGPRNCIGRNLAYAEMRVIFARVLWNFDIELCEESREWHNQKSYNLWAKPPLMCKLKARVH, from the coding sequence ATGCCTACTGTTCTGGCTCTTATCGGGATATCTTACCTCGCATACACCATTTGTGCTGCCATCTGGAACATCTACTTACATCCGCTCCGTCGGATCCCCGGACCAAAGCTATGGCTGGCTTTTCCCATCTTGCGCTACATCTCAAACATGAGAGGAGTACTAGATAGGGACATGCGAGCACTCCACAAGAGGTACGGTGGGGTCGTCCGCTTCACCCCGAATGAGGTTTCCTTCATCACCACCCAGGCATGGAAAGACATTTATGGCCACGGACATCGGCAGTTGCCCAAGGTATCAGGGTCAGCGAGCAATCCTAAGGACATTATCAGTGCAAATGACTCCGATCATACTCGATTCCGCAAGGCGATATCCCATGCTTTCTCTGCTAAGGGCCTTCAAGCCCAAGAACCGTTCATCATGGATTACGTCGACAAGCTTATCAATAAGCTGCACGGCATGGCTGAGTCACAAGTAGCCGTGGATATGGCGAAGTGGTACAACCTTACCACATTCGACCTGATTGGAGACCTCGCGTTTGGACAATCATTCGGTGGACTGGACTCAACAGAGTACCACTATTGGGTATCGACTATCTTTGAGTTCATTAAGGCCATAGCATTCGCTAAGTTCAAGGATGATTATCCCATGGTATTTAACGCCCTGAAGCGCTTCCTACCAAAACACCTCCTGGAGGCGAAAAGAAGACAGGATGAATATAGCTGGAATACAGTACAGACACGGTTGCACGATCAGACAGACCGTGGCCAAGCGGACTTCATGCAGTCCATGCTTCGTCACCGCGGCGACAAAGACGGGCTGACTGATGAGGAACTTGCAGCCAATGCAAGCATCCTTGTCATTGCTGGCAGTGAGACCACAGCAACACTTTTGTCGGGGCTGACGTACTGGTTGCTACGACACCCTaaggaaatggaaaaagtCAAGTTCGAAGTGCGATCTGTCATGAAGACTGAGGAAGATATCACCGTCAACAATGCTACAGCTAAGCTTCCGTACATGTTGGCATGTATAGATGAGGCATTTCGCATGTACCCACCTGTTGCGGGCCATTTGCAGCGATACATACCAGACCAGCCTACTGAGATTTCGGGATATCTCCTCCCCAAAAAGGCAAGTCCCACTCAGAATAGTGAAATAACCAATGCTAATACCTTTCAGACCAGAGTATCTGTTCATCAGTCTGCTGCATACCGGTCGCCTCTTAATTTCTATAAACCCGAAGAATTTATTCCCGAACGTTGGTTGCCTGAATCGAAGAATGATCCTTCGTCGCCGTTCTATCGTGATAATCGGGAGATTTTGCAGCCATTCTCAGTTGGTCCCCGGAATTGTATAGGTCGAAACTTGGCTTATGCAGAAATGCGTGTGATTTTTGCCAGAGTACTATGGAACTTTGACATCGAATTGTGTGAGGAGAGTCGGGAATGGCATAATCAGAAGTCATACAACCTGTGGGCGAAACCTCCACTTATGTGCAAGCTCAAGGCTAGGGTTCATTGA
- a CDS encoding uncharacterized protein (COG:Q;~EggNog:ENOG410PG1V;~InterPro:IPR036396;~TransMembrane:1 (o31-49i);~go_function: GO:0005506 - iron ion binding [Evidence IEA];~go_function: GO:0016705 - oxidoreductase activity, acting on paired donors, with incorporation or reduction of molecular oxygen [Evidence IEA];~go_function: GO:0020037 - heme binding [Evidence IEA];~go_process: GO:0055114 - oxidation-reduction process [Evidence IEA]), producing the protein MPQAVQLTWTDVASMYKHLMEQVAEAPASKGLGIICTAAVATLITVAFIKRLYYRNWHPLCRFRGPPEAASSRHWIYRVTDRGFPEEDLEKLHQKYQTQALRIGPNELHITDVHKYKVIYSQSKPFPKHAEFYEAFNTPHTVFTEIDEGMHKERRRLLNPFFSRAGVFKLEPIIHEKAKILMKKIRRLENSHTVNVYDAFR; encoded by the exons ATGCCTCAGGCGGTTCAACTGACGTGGACCGATGTGGCCAGTATGTACAAACACTTAATGGAGCAGGTGGCAGAAGCACCCGCATCCAAAGGGCTCGGTATCATCTGTACAGCCGCCGTAGCCACCCTAATCACGGTCGCCTTCATCAAGCGCTTATATTATCGCAACTGGCATCCGTTGTGTCGCTTTCGTGGTCCTCCCGAGGCTGCTTCATCGCGACATTGGATCTACAGAGTGACCGACCGTGGCTTTCCCGAGGAGGACCTCGAAAAGCTTCATCAGAAGTATC AAACGCAAGCGCTACGCATTGGTCCCAACGAGCTACATATTACCGATGTTCACAAGTACAAGGTCATATATAGTCAAAGCAAGCCGTTCCCGAAGCATGCAGAGTTCTATGAGGCTTTCAACACACCCCATACAGTCTTTACCGAGATCGATGAAGGAATGCATAAAGAGCGCCGACGTCTACTgaatcccttcttctcccgagCAGGTGTCTTCAAACTCGAACCCATCATCCatgagaaggcgaagatTTTGATGAAAAAGATCCGGCGACTTGAGAATAGTCACACTGTTAATGTGTATGATGCTTTCAGGTAA
- a CDS encoding uncharacterized protein (COG:G;~EggNog:ENOG410PK1X;~InterPro:IPR020846,IPR011701,IPR036259;~PFAM:PF07690;~TransMembrane:12 (i49-66o92-112i119-138o144-167i179-201o213-235i285-305o317-339i351-369o375-397i409-430o436-458i);~go_function: GO:0022857 - transmembrane transporter activity [Evidence IEA];~go_process: GO:0055085 - transmembrane transport [Evidence IEA]), whose translation MSKPTEEYTEYHEDTAKIQESTQDAIYQTYVAKSPEWHRKMTKQLLRKVDIHLLPFLVVMYLLNFLDRNNLSQARLGSLEQDLGMKGTDYNLATSILFVGYLLMQLPSNLLLTRVRPSLFLGTSMAIWGVISACQAATQSFTGLVLARFFLGFVEAPFFPGAIMLMSSWYTRQELSHRIAWFYAGSSLANAFGGLIGAGVLGNLDGAHGIAGWRWLFIIEGCITVGVSLTSTLLLPNYPATTSWLDETEKLYAQWRLIHDAGEADEAKSSNIKEALYLVFSDKRIYLFILLQHTSLLSQNFQYFFPTIVETLGYGNIETLLITAPVWIATFFVSLFVTWTSGKTNDRGIHIILLMLVSVVGCIICTATTNIGARFFGMFLMPMGAVSAYQIIIAWVANSFPRPLVKRSAAIATANMIGNTASIYGSYMWPSSSGPRYIAGGSATAGIALLVAIIAFVIRVVHLRMNKELDAAEQDRGGVEVDNLEARNAGFRYIL comes from the exons ATGTCTAAGCCAACAGAAGAGTATACTGAATATCACGAGGATACAGCGAAGATCCAAGAATCGACCCAAGATGCCATCTACCAAACATATGTTGCCAAGAGCCCCGAATGGCATCGGAAGATGACCAAGCAGCTCCTGCGAAAGGTGGacattcatcttcttccatttctggTGGTGATGTATTTGCTCAACTTTCTCGACAGAAA TAACCTTTCACAGGCCCGACTAGGCTCTCTCGAACAAGACCTCGGAATGAAAGGAACAGACTACAACCTAGCCACGAGTATCCTCTTCGTCGGGTATCTCCTCATGCAGCTGCCATCTAACCTCCTTCTTACCCGTGTGCGACCGTCATTATTCCTGGGGACATCAATGGCTATTTGGGGTGTCATCTCGGCCTGTCAGGCTGCAACACAATCATTCACGGGATTGGTCCTTGCTCGTTTCTTCCTTGGCTTTGTGGAAGCGCCATTCTTTCCGGGTGCAATCATGCTGAT GTCGAGTTGGTATACTAGACAAGAG CTGAGTCATCGCATTGCGTGGTTTTATGCTGGAAGCTCTCTAGCAAATGCGTTTGGTGGTCTGATTGGAGCTGGAGTGCTCGGCAACTTGGACGGTGCGCATGGGATAGCAGGGTGGCGATGGCTCTTTATCATCGAAGGGTGCATTACAGTGGGAGTGTCACTGACCTCGAC ACTACTGTTGCCTAACTACCCCGCTACCACCTCGTGGCTCGACGAAACAGAGAAGCTATACGCACAATGGCGACTCATCCACGACGCTGGAGAGGCAGACGAAGCCAAATCGAGTAACATCAAAGAAGCGCTTTATCTAGTGTTCTCAGATAAGCGAATCTATCTTTTCATCCTACTCCAGCATACGTCGCTCCTATCGCAAAACTTCCAATACTTCTTCCCCACCATCGTCGAGACCCTCGGCTATGGAAATATCGAGACTTTGCTAATAACTGCACCTGTCTGGATCGCTACCTTCTTCGTATCTCTTTTCGTGACATGGACATCTGGAAAGACAAACGATCGCGGAATACATATTATCTTGTTGATGCTTGTTAGTGTTGTGGGATGCATCATATGCACTGCTACGACGAACATTGGTGCGAGATTTTTTGGCATGTTCCT AATGCCCATGGGCGCCGTATCTGCCTACCAGATTATCATTGCCTGGGTGGCCAACTCCTTCCCCCGCCCGCTGGTAAAACGCTCAGCTGCAATCGCAACGGCAAACATGATTGGCAACACAGCGTCCATTTATGGAAGTTATATGTGGCCGTCGTCATCAGGACCAAGATATATTGCCGGTGGTAGTGCTACGGCAGGGATAGCCCTGCTTGTTGCGATTATTGCTTTTGTCATTCGTGTTGTGCACCTAAGGATGAATAAGGAGTTGGATGCGGCGGAACAGGACAGGGGAGGAGTTGAGGTTGATAATTTGGAAGCGCGCAATGCTGggtttagatatattctttaa
- the tpcJ gene encoding oxidoreductase tpcJ (CAZy:AA1;~COG:Q;~EggNog:ENOG410PGU0;~InterPro:IPR008972,IPR011707,IPR011706,IPR001117;~PFAM:PF00394,PF07732,PF07731;~SECRETED:SignalP(1-19);~go_function: GO:0005507 - copper ion binding [Evidence IEA];~go_function: GO:0016491 - oxidoreductase activity [Evidence IEA];~go_process: GO:0055114 - oxidation-reduction process [Evidence IEA]), whose translation MHLHTILAAGWLAASTAYAAVSSPSTQACAGNTPQTRDQWCDFDIHTDYYTEAPDTGVVREYWLELGNTTAAPDGVPRDVLTINGTSPGPTIYANWGDWVRVHVYNGLENNGTSIHWHGVRQNHTNPQDGTNSITQCPTPPGGSITYEWRATQYGTTYYHSHFALQAWDGIYGAIVINGPASSNYDVDAGVLWLMDWSHRTADQMYSTAETDGEPEMTTALINGTNIWVKENNETVGERFLMNVTAGQSYRLRLVNAGMSNLFRFMIDDHTLTVIAADFVPIEPYNTTSLNIGVGQRYDVIVTANQAHAGSDFWMRAIPQEACAEIENTDIKGIFHYEQPNTVVATPTTTAYNYTDSCYDEPLSSMVPVVAIDASGVGFRSHNEANVIKNSAGLYKWYMGPTTFKAEWDNPTLLQIANGNTSWTNTSHVVEVEGNGKWVIVDIEMTINVPHPIHLHGHDFFILAQGDGSYTSNTTLNTYNPPRRDTAMLPALGYLVIAFKTDNPGAWLLHCHIGWHQSEGFAMQFVESMSQLKPMIDTSALEKNCAAWDKYAAANSIEEDDSGI comes from the exons ATGCATTTGCATACCATCCTGGCAGCGGGCTGGCTCGCAGCCAGCACCGCCTATGCCGCggtttcctctccttccacgcAAGCATGCGCAGGCAACACACCGCAAACCCGTGATCAGTGGTGCGATTTTGACATCCATACCGACTACTATACCGAAGCTCCGGACACCGGAGTAGTTCGCGAATATTGGTTGGAGCTGGGAAACACCACCGCCGCTCCGGACGGCGTCCCTCGTGACGTCCTGACCATCAACGGGACCTCACCAGGACCTACTATATACGCCAATTGGGGTGACTGGGTCCGAGTTCATGTCTACAATGGTCTGGAAAACAACGGAACCAGCATCCATTGGCACGGTGTCCGCCAAAACCACACCAACCCTCAAGACGGCACAAATTCCATTACCCAATGTCCCACCCCCCCTGGAGGATCCATCACTTACGAATGGCGCGCTACGCAGTACGGCACAACCTACTACCACTCCCACTTTGCTCTGCAAGCATGGGATGGCATCTACGGTGCTATTGTGATCAACGGACCTGCCAGTTCGAACTATGATGTCGACGCTGGCGTGCTTTGGCTCATGGACTGGTCGCACCGCACGGCCGACCAGATGTATTCCACTGCTGAAACGGATGGCGAGCCCGAGATGACCACTGCTCTGATCAACGGAACGAACATTTGGGTCAAGGAAAACAATGAAACTGTTGGCGAGCGCTTCCTCATGAATGTGACTGCTGGCCAGTCTTACCGCCTTCGACTTGTCAATGCTGGAATGAGCAACCTGTTCCGGTTCATGATCGATGATCACACTTTGACCGTCATTGCTGCGGATTTCGTCCCCATTGAGCCTTACAACACGACGTCTCTCAACATCGGTGTTG GACAACGGTACGATGTGATCGTCACGGCAAACCAAGCCCATGCCGGGTCCGACTTCTGGATGCGCGCCATTCCCCAGGAGGCCTGTGCCGAGATTGAAAACACTGACATCAAAGGAATCTTCCACTACGAGCAGCCTAATACTGTTGTAGCAACtcccacaacaacagcataCAACTACACCGACAGCTGCTACGACGAGCCGTTGAGTAGCATGGTGCCGGTGGTTGCTATCGACGCGTCTGGCGTCGGCTTCAGAAGCCACAACGAGGCGAACGTCATCAAGAACAGTGCGGGCTTGTACAAGTGGTACATGGGCCCAACCACGTTTAAGGCAGAATGGGACAACCCGACCCTGCTCCAGATCGCTAACGGCAACACGTCATGGACCAACACATCACACGTTGTTGAGGTCGAAGGCAACGGCAAGTGGGTGATTGTCGATATTGAAATGACCATCAATGTTCCTCATCCTATTCATCTTCAT GGCcacgacttcttcatcctcgcccaGGGCGATGGAAGCTACACGTCGAACACAACTCTGAACACCTACAACCCACCCCGTCGTGACACGGCCATGCTCCCCGCTCTCGGCTATCTGGTCATCGCGTTCAAGACTGACAACCCTGGAGCGTGGTTGCTGCATTGCCATATTGGCTGGCACCAATCCGAGGGTTTCGCGATGCAATTCGTGGAGAGCATGTCCCAGCTCAAGCCTATGATTGATACTTCTGCGCTCGAGAAGAACTGTGCTGCCTGGGATAAATATGCGGCTGCTAACAGcattgaggaggatgattctGGCATTTAA